DNA sequence from the Desulfallas thermosapovorans DSM 6562 genome:
TTGAATGACCTGTGAGCTGGCCAGTGTGCTGGCAAAGCCGGACCCGAAAGCTATGACCTATAAGCGGCTTTGCCGGCACTCTGGCCGACATGCACAGGCCCGGGAGGAATGCATGCAGGGTATAATAAGGCCACACATGACCAGGCCCGACCCGTAAGCTTGACCCTGAAGCTAGGCCTGGTGATGTGTGGCTTCCTTATAACTTAATCAACAATGTAATACCATTATTTAACTTCGCCTGTTGTATAATCATAAATGCCTATTTGACTTTCACCTGGTATTGGAACAACGTCATCGACAGGCCAAATTACTGCTGAAGTATCACTTTCATGTTGAGATAAATATCTTCCCCGGTAACAAAGCTGTCCTGTTTTGGGGTTGAAAAAAATATTATCAATTAAATATTCCTGATTATTGTTACGGAGTGCCAATCCAATATTCCCTGGTTTAATCACCTGTTCACTCGCAGAACCGTCTATGTCATTATCTATTTCAGGTTCAAGGCTTATCGGATTGATTGATGAGCTCTTGATTTTCGCTGACTTTAATAAAACTTCAATTGCGTTTAATACATCTGAAGTAATCTGAAATTCCTCTGTGTCGCTATCTTTATAATCGGTCAAATTAGCAATCTCCAAAGCCTGTTTAAATACTGTAATCATTAGGTTTTCTTGCATCACATAACCCGATAACCTAAGGCTACCATACGTTTGGTCGTAAATGGCAATAAATCTCGAATTTTCATTAATAAAAGGAGGTCTATTAATGCGGTATTTTCCAAAGGCGTAATGGATGTCCTGCCGTTCAAATGGAATCGACATTAAAAATGCCTCATAAACAAGTTTGGCCACTGTTTTTATTTCCGGTTCAGATAAACCATCCAAACAGGGATGCGTTAAGATAACACCACTTGTGAAGTAATTTCTAGTAAATCTCGGCATGTTATAATAAATATTCATCTTATGGTCGCTAAGAGGGTAATTATAATTATCTGGTTGTCTTGAACCACGTTTCTCTTTATACCCAGTAACTGATTCTCTTACCTGTATATTAGTTTCAAGTACCACCAGTTCACCATGATTACGAGCATTATAAATGTTACCACTTGTCAGGTTAGGGAAAACCTGCGTGGGAATAGCTTTGGGTGAAGTTGTATATCTTTTTTCCGGGCGCACATAAACCAACCGTGATTGAAGGCGAACGGTATGGACCCTGTAGGCTTGTGTGGCATAATAATATACGGCCCCCGGGTACGCTTCTCGCAAGAGCTGGCTGTAAGATAATGACCCTTTATCTTCTTGCACTGGTCCTTGCTTGAGCTGCACTCTAAACTGGCTTTCCACATCCCGCAGCGGGTAAGTATGATTTGGGTCGTCCCCGGCCTCTGCTTTCATCGCCTGTAGATCTGGTGTTATTTCTCCAATCCTTTCTGATTTACACAAAGAGATAAATCCATCAGGCCAAGTAATCGGGCTGTCAAAATCATTTTCGGTAATTTCTTTACCCAATACATTACATAATTGATCATGTTCACCACCTGATCGGGCTAAACAAAGCGTATGAATATATTGAATACGGGGGTTATTTAGGTACAAAGCACTTTCCCCCAGTGGTCTATTAAGCAATCGTGCGGGATTTTTAAATATAACCTCATCAAGAAAACTTCCTGAATGAATTATATATACAATACCTTTGCCATGTCGCCCTATTCTTCCAATTCTCTGAAATAAGCTGGTTGCCGAATATGGCACTCCAATCAGTACCGCTATGCCTAAGTGGGGTATGTCTAAACCAAGTTCTAACGCACTGGTACTGATGACGCCTTTTAACAATCCTTGCGATAGTCTCTGTTGAATGATTTGCTGATCAATCTCTTCATAACCTGCCCGGTATGGCAGAATGTTTAATGTATCCAATGGGTTCCGATCTATTTTTACAGGTGAATCTGCTTCCTCTTCACCGGAATGTTTACGTGCCAAAATCGAAGATATTAACTCTGTCTGCCTTCGACTATCAATAAATGCAATGAAACGATCAGGACCTGCTGAAATCTCCTTAATTAGTTTGGTAACCTCGCTAAGAAAATCTTCTTTTCTTGGGGGTACAAGCAATACTATTTCAACTTCATGCTTGGGCGATGTATCCAAATCTTCTCCAATTAATGTAAATGGAACTCCAAATAGATTGTTCAAGTGGTCTTCGGGATTTGCCATAGTTGCTGAAGCACATATAAACTGCAAGTTTCTGCCTGCCATAGCTAGAAGGTGTCGAAACCTGCGGAATAAATAAGCTGCATTGGACCCAAATACACCGGTGTATGTGTGTACCTCATCGACTATGATCAAGGAAACCTTAAGTAAAAAATTAATAATATCCCTATCGCCGATATTGGATAGCAACCAAGTGTGTATGATATCCGGAGTCATTATAACTACTTTACTCTTTTTTAAAACTCCTTTTCTCATGCTG
Encoded proteins:
- a CDS encoding DEAD/DEAH box helicase, with the protein product MLVSYLNENGWDIIDTQNIEPRDKQLLLHNDLNVSEQAKLFLEERYPDGLYMHQKEALKVLVDGQNVCMLTGTASGKSMVFYAKGIDMLAQNYDAKIIAIYPLKALGREQEAKWAEALQRAGMDDVVVGRIDGDIHVSMRKGVLKKSKVVIMTPDIIHTWLLSNIGDRDIINFLLKVSLIIVDEVHTYTGVFGSNAAYLFRRFRHLLAMAGRNLQFICASATMANPEDHLNNLFGVPFTLIGEDLDTSPKHEVEIVLLVPPRKEDFLSEVTKLIKEISAGPDRFIAFIDSRRQTELISSILARKHSGEEEADSPVKIDRNPLDTLNILPYRAGYEEIDQQIIQQRLSQGLLKGVISTSALELGLDIPHLGIAVLIGVPYSATSLFQRIGRIGRHGKGIVYIIHSGSFLDEVIFKNPARLLNRPLGESALYLNNPRIQYIHTLCLARSGGEHDQLCNVLGKEITENDFDSPITWPDGFISLCKSERIGEITPDLQAMKAEAGDDPNHTYPLRDVESQFRVQLKQGPVQEDKGSLSYSQLLREAYPGAVYYYATQAYRVHTVRLQSRLVYVRPEKRYTTSPKAIPTQVFPNLTSGNIYNARNHGELVVLETNIQVRESVTGYKEKRGSRQPDNYNYPLSDHKMNIYYNMPRFTRNYFTSGVILTHPCLDGLSEPEIKTVAKLVYEAFLMSIPFERQDIHYAFGKYRINRPPFINENSRFIAIYDQTYGSLRLSGYVMQENLMITVFKQALEIANLTDYKDSDTEEFQITSDVLNAIEVLLKSAKIKSSSINPISLEPEIDNDIDGSASEQVIKPGNIGLALRNNNQEYLIDNIFFNPKTGQLCYRGRYLSQHESDTSAVIWPVDDVVPIPGESQIGIYDYTTGEVK